One Mycolicibacterium sarraceniae genomic window carries:
- a CDS encoding GNAT family N-acetyltransferase has protein sequence MTDLDRAAARREIAYALLKALERRHEVLDVIVDADDRASAVDAISAMLGTSRLGSEAVLGLSFDQVTKASRDRIAAEINDLNSQLSFLVGERPASSDDSLQLRPFSDDDDRDIFATRTQEIGAAGDGSGAPAGTLDDEIRSARSRLSAEEAAWFVAVDGDDKVGLVFGELVGGEVNVRVWIHPDHRKKGYGTSALRRSRSEMAAAFPAVPLVVRTPGAAPH, from the coding sequence ATGACCGACCTCGACCGCGCAGCCGCCCGCCGCGAGATTGCCTACGCTCTGCTGAAGGCTCTCGAACGCCGCCATGAAGTACTCGACGTGATTGTCGACGCCGATGATCGCGCCTCAGCCGTAGATGCCATCAGCGCGATGCTCGGCACGTCCCGCCTGGGCAGCGAAGCCGTCCTGGGATTGTCGTTCGACCAGGTGACCAAGGCATCGCGTGACCGTATCGCCGCCGAGATCAACGATCTCAACAGCCAGCTGTCGTTCCTCGTCGGCGAGCGTCCGGCGAGCTCGGATGACAGTTTGCAGCTTCGCCCTTTCTCCGATGATGACGACCGGGATATCTTTGCTACCCGCACCCAGGAGATCGGTGCCGCCGGTGACGGTTCGGGCGCGCCGGCCGGCACGCTGGACGACGAAATTCGTTCCGCCCGAAGCCGTTTGAGCGCCGAGGAGGCGGCCTGGTTCGTCGCCGTCGACGGCGACGACAAGGTGGGCCTGGTGTTCGGCGAGCTGGTCGGCGGCGAGGTCAACGTGCGGGTCTGGATTCACCCCGACCACCGGAAGAAGGGGTACGGGACCAGCGCCCTGCGCAGGTCGCGCAGTGAGATGGCGGCCGCGTTCCCCGCTGTGCCCCTGGTGGTCCGGACGCCCGGCGCGGCGCCGCACTGA
- a CDS encoding competence/damage-inducible protein A: MSVRAGIVVTGTEVLTGRVADANGPWVADRLLELGVELAHITICGDRAADIEAQLRFLAAEGVDLIVTTGGLGPTADDMTVEIVARFCGRELTLDIELEAKIAAILKKLMARFSGVDFDAVRAANRKQAMVPVGADILDPVGTAPGVVVPGAPTVLVLPGPPRELQAMWPAAIANDAVQRAIVGRTIYRQATVRMFGLAESGLAETLREAESISGFTDLEITTCLRRGEVEMVTRYEPHSVAAYEKLMDLVRARHGDMVFSEDGSLIDDLVARLLSGRRIATAESCTAGLLVARLTDQPGASAYVAGAVVAYANEAKADVLGVDSALIDAHGAVSQEVAEAMAAGALRRFGADTAVAITGIAGPGGGTEAKPVGTVWFCVALADGTAVSRAVRLPGERADIRERSTTVAMHLLRRILLGLRD, translated from the coding sequence ATGAGCGTGCGCGCGGGAATCGTGGTCACCGGCACCGAAGTTCTGACCGGACGCGTGGCCGATGCCAACGGCCCCTGGGTCGCCGACCGGCTCCTGGAGTTGGGTGTCGAACTGGCGCACATCACCATCTGTGGGGACCGCGCCGCCGACATCGAGGCGCAGCTGCGCTTCCTGGCAGCCGAAGGGGTGGACCTGATCGTCACGACCGGGGGCCTCGGGCCGACCGCCGACGATATGACGGTCGAGATCGTGGCCCGCTTCTGCGGTCGCGAGCTCACACTCGACATCGAACTCGAAGCCAAGATCGCGGCCATCCTGAAGAAATTGATGGCCCGATTCAGCGGGGTTGATTTCGACGCTGTGCGCGCGGCCAATCGCAAGCAGGCGATGGTTCCGGTGGGGGCGGACATCCTCGACCCGGTCGGGACAGCACCGGGCGTCGTGGTCCCCGGCGCACCGACGGTGTTGGTCCTTCCCGGGCCACCGCGTGAGCTTCAGGCAATGTGGCCGGCCGCGATCGCGAACGACGCCGTCCAGCGCGCGATCGTCGGCCGGACCATCTACCGCCAGGCCACGGTCCGGATGTTCGGTCTTGCGGAGTCGGGACTGGCCGAGACGCTGCGCGAGGCCGAAAGCATCTCGGGCTTCACCGATCTGGAGATCACCACCTGCCTTCGCCGTGGCGAAGTGGAGATGGTCACCCGTTACGAACCACACAGTGTCGCGGCATACGAGAAGCTGATGGACTTGGTGCGTGCCCGGCACGGGGACATGGTGTTCTCCGAAGACGGTTCACTGATCGACGATCTGGTCGCCCGGCTGCTTAGCGGACGACGCATCGCCACTGCCGAATCGTGCACCGCCGGGCTGCTGGTTGCCCGCCTCACCGATCAGCCCGGCGCGTCGGCCTATGTCGCGGGCGCGGTCGTGGCCTACGCGAACGAGGCTAAGGCCGACGTTCTCGGGGTCGACTCAGCGCTCATCGACGCACACGGGGCGGTGTCGCAGGAAGTCGCTGAAGCCATGGCGGCTGGTGCATTACGCCGATTCGGCGCCGATACCGCGGTGGCGATCACCGGGATCGCCGGGCCTGGCGGCGGTACTGAGGCCAAACCGGTGGGGACCGTGTGGTTTTGCGTCGCGCTGGCCGACGGCACCGCGGTGAGCCGAGCGGTCCGGCTGCCGGGCGAGCGCGCTGATATCCGCGAGCGATCCACCACCGTAGCCATGCACCTGCTGCGACGGATCCTGCTCGGGTTGCGCGACTAA
- a CDS encoding alpha/beta fold hydrolase, whose protein sequence is MVVSIARPKLEGNVAVGEDRRIGFAEFGSASGRAIFWLHGTPGARRQIPMEARVFAEQNSIRLIGIDRPGIGASTPFQYDNVLAFASDLAIIADTLGVDKMAVVGLSGGGPYTLGCATAMPDRIVGAAVLGGVAPTVGPDAIGGGLMKVGIAAAPLIELAGAPLRLAAVGLIRLIKPVAEPALYIYAGISPEGDRKMLVRPEFKAMFLDDLLNGSRKQLAAPFADVVVFARDWGFRLDEVKVPVRWWHGDRDHIVPFAHGQHVVSRLPDAELNVLPGESHLAGLGRAEDILSTMLELWDRSETSL, encoded by the coding sequence ATGGTCGTCTCTATTGCGCGTCCGAAGCTGGAAGGCAATGTCGCCGTCGGCGAGGACCGCCGGATCGGTTTTGCCGAATTCGGCAGCGCGTCGGGCCGGGCCATTTTCTGGTTGCACGGCACTCCGGGGGCCAGGCGCCAGATTCCGATGGAAGCCAGGGTATTTGCCGAACAGAACAGCATCCGGCTCATCGGCATCGACCGGCCCGGGATCGGGGCGTCCACCCCGTTCCAATACGACAACGTACTGGCCTTCGCCAGCGACTTGGCGATCATTGCCGACACCCTCGGCGTGGACAAGATGGCCGTCGTCGGACTGTCCGGTGGTGGCCCGTACACCCTGGGCTGCGCGACCGCGATGCCCGACCGGATCGTCGGTGCCGCGGTGCTCGGCGGAGTGGCTCCGACCGTCGGCCCGGACGCCATCGGCGGCGGATTGATGAAGGTGGGGATCGCGGCTGCCCCGCTCATCGAACTCGCCGGGGCCCCGCTGCGGCTGGCTGCGGTCGGTCTGATCCGGTTGATCAAACCGGTCGCCGAGCCCGCTCTCTATATCTACGCCGGGATCTCTCCAGAGGGTGACCGCAAGATGCTGGTCCGCCCCGAATTCAAGGCGATGTTCCTCGACGATCTGCTCAACGGCAGTCGAAAGCAGCTCGCGGCGCCTTTCGCCGACGTGGTGGTCTTTGCCCGGGATTGGGGGTTCCGCCTCGATGAGGTCAAGGTGCCGGTTCGCTGGTGGCACGGGGACCGCGACCACATCGTGCCGTTCGCACATGGCCAGCACGTGGTGTCCAGGCTGCCTGATGCCGAACTCAACGTGCTGCCCGGCGAGAGTCATCTCGCGGGTCTTGGTCGCGCCGAGGACATTCTGAGCACCATGCTCGAGCTATGGGATCGCAGCGAAACCAGCCTGTGA
- a CDS encoding amidase yields the protein MDATYAAELASLDAIGQAALVASGELSAVELLDAAITRTQASRGINAVITDLFDRGRNQAAALDQSGTLRTGAADPLAGVPFLLKDLGASLAGAREAMGSRALRNHVATQTAWIVERYLAAGLVVFGKTNTPEWGNHCTTEPSLFGRTANPWAPDITPGGSSGGSAAAVAAGVVPAASGGDGTGSIRVPAACCGLVGLKPRRARTSFAPSGHLLEGLAVEHALTRTIRDSAALLDAVTGAAPGDPYNAALPTQSFLSALHQSPPPQRILIATHSPFPAPRTDPRVVAAVENAGRTLESIGHHVEPGAPGFDADAVATAIAVLHNVSNVQLYNFAAAHLGRDPLEDEFEASSWVMMREGFTTTGVDYAGAIDTIHAQTRRFADGMTAHDVLLVPTLLAPPPPYGVLDRPRGTTRAFFDVEFAHTGWTTMANVTGWPAISLPLAVTEDGLPIGVQLMARDETILLQLGGQLEQATPWAHRRPQGWLGAPLS from the coding sequence GCGTCCGGGGAATTGTCGGCGGTAGAGCTTCTCGACGCGGCGATCACCCGGACCCAAGCCAGCCGCGGGATCAATGCCGTGATCACCGATCTGTTTGACCGCGGTCGCAATCAGGCCGCTGCCCTGGACCAGTCCGGCACACTGCGCACCGGCGCGGCCGATCCATTGGCCGGAGTTCCGTTCCTGCTCAAGGATCTTGGCGCCTCGCTGGCCGGTGCCCGGGAGGCGATGGGTTCCCGGGCGCTGCGCAACCACGTCGCGACCCAGACGGCATGGATCGTCGAGCGCTACCTGGCGGCCGGTCTGGTGGTGTTCGGCAAGACCAACACCCCGGAATGGGGCAACCACTGCACCACCGAGCCGTCGTTGTTCGGCCGGACCGCCAATCCGTGGGCGCCGGACATCACGCCGGGCGGTTCCAGCGGCGGGTCGGCCGCGGCGGTGGCCGCCGGCGTCGTACCTGCCGCCTCGGGTGGTGACGGGACCGGCTCGATCCGGGTACCCGCCGCCTGTTGTGGACTGGTCGGGCTCAAACCCCGTCGGGCGCGCACCTCGTTCGCACCGTCCGGTCATCTGCTGGAGGGGCTGGCCGTCGAACATGCGCTGACCCGCACCATTCGTGACAGTGCCGCACTGCTCGACGCGGTGACCGGCGCGGCGCCGGGCGATCCCTATAACGCTGCGCTGCCTACCCAGTCATTCCTGAGCGCGCTGCACCAGTCACCGCCGCCACAGCGGATCCTGATCGCGACCCACTCCCCTTTCCCCGCCCCGCGGACCGACCCTCGGGTGGTCGCCGCCGTCGAAAATGCCGGGCGCACACTGGAATCGATCGGCCATCACGTCGAGCCCGGAGCGCCTGGCTTCGACGCCGACGCCGTCGCCACCGCGATCGCCGTACTGCACAACGTCAGCAACGTGCAGCTGTACAACTTCGCGGCAGCACATCTGGGCCGCGACCCACTCGAGGACGAGTTCGAAGCCAGCAGCTGGGTGATGATGCGCGAAGGCTTCACCACGACCGGCGTCGACTATGCCGGGGCGATCGACACCATCCACGCCCAGACCCGCCGGTTCGCCGACGGCATGACTGCGCACGACGTACTGCTGGTTCCGACGCTGCTGGCGCCGCCACCGCCCTATGGCGTCTTGGACCGACCCCGGGGAACCACGCGGGCGTTCTTCGACGTCGAGTTCGCCCACACCGGCTGGACGACGATGGCCAACGTGACCGGCTGGCCCGCCATCTCTCTGCCGCTGGCGGTCACCGAGGACGGTCTGCCCATCGGAGTCCAGCTGATGGCACGCGACGAGACCATTCTGCTGCAGCTGGGCGGCCAGCTGGAACAGGCCACGCCATGGGCTCACCGACGTCCGCAGGGGTGGCTCGGCGCACCCTTGTCCTGA